The following coding sequences are from one Leptospira mayottensis 200901116 window:
- a CDS encoding DDE-type integrase/transposase/recombinase has protein sequence MQTATHSSVILPTIPKKNRNSYDTFWKFNVANGVITSEQLKGLPKSTVHSLKNKDPDSFRHIYGFRFNGMEPNLQREANYLSIRLENSLTLQKGIIALAKIKLCLLQIKSLPKKMKNSIQVKEKIVRTIQRVRDDLGFERTLRKFHISKSTFHSWFFQVRFRCSSSWEKLCHKRFVGQISVKEIDSLKNLLLEKATLFWPLSSIWGCARKNDILHCSLSSFYKWARVIRPELFSNKFKKLKKEGFKTYRPNEVWHCDITQFVTKDNVKSHIYILIDNFSKMILAFRVAAQVDSDICASLVEEAISKYQTSFSKLTLPDLFPLINLNLSKESSFVHLMTDGGPENQGALDRIIFDYKLPINKITAGKDVSFSNSPIEAIHKITKYQCLHHLDIPNRQSLIQKLSEWIPIYNDQRPNRAGRYLLTPSEIFRGKSIDSNLLNQQSKDAKKQRYLLNKVTSCGVC, from the coding sequence ATGCAGACAGCGACCCATTCATCAGTCATACTTCCTACAATCCCTAAAAAAAACAGGAATTCATACGATACATTCTGGAAATTCAATGTCGCTAACGGCGTTATTACTTCCGAGCAGCTCAAAGGGTTACCGAAATCCACCGTTCACTCTCTAAAAAACAAAGATCCAGATTCCTTTCGTCATATCTACGGGTTTCGGTTTAACGGGATGGAGCCGAATCTTCAAAGAGAAGCTAACTACCTTTCCATACGCTTGGAAAACTCTCTTACCCTTCAAAAAGGGATCATCGCTCTTGCAAAAATCAAACTATGTCTTCTTCAGATCAAATCTCTTCCGAAAAAGATGAAAAACTCAATTCAAGTTAAAGAAAAAATCGTCCGTACCATTCAAAGAGTAAGGGACGACCTTGGATTCGAAAGAACATTAAGGAAGTTTCATATCTCAAAGTCCACTTTTCACAGCTGGTTTTTCCAAGTGCGGTTCCGATGTAGTAGTTCCTGGGAAAAACTCTGCCACAAGCGGTTTGTCGGTCAGATTTCAGTCAAGGAAATCGATTCTTTAAAAAATCTTCTTTTGGAAAAAGCTACTTTGTTTTGGCCTCTTTCTTCCATTTGGGGATGCGCTAGAAAAAACGACATTCTGCATTGCAGCTTATCTTCCTTTTACAAATGGGCAAGAGTGATTCGTCCCGAACTCTTTTCAAACAAGTTTAAGAAGCTAAAGAAAGAAGGTTTTAAAACCTACCGTCCCAATGAAGTTTGGCATTGCGATATCACTCAGTTTGTCACCAAAGACAACGTCAAATCTCATATTTACATCTTGATTGATAACTTCTCTAAGATGATTTTAGCGTTTAGAGTCGCTGCCCAAGTCGACAGCGACATCTGTGCTTCGTTAGTCGAGGAAGCCATTTCCAAGTATCAAACCTCTTTTTCCAAATTGACCTTGCCCGATCTTTTTCCTTTAATCAATCTCAATCTTTCTAAAGAATCTTCTTTCGTTCATTTGATGACCGACGGGGGGCCCGAAAATCAAGGCGCTCTCGACAGAATCATTTTTGATTACAAGCTTCCAATCAACAAAATTACCGCAGGTAAAGACGTTTCATTTTCTAATAGTCCCATAGAGGCAATCCACAAAATCACAAAGTATCAGTGCCTTCATCATTTAGATATTCCTAATAGACAATCTTTGATTCAAAAATTGTCCGAATGGATTCCCATCTACAACGATCAACGGCCCAACAGAGCCGGCCGTTATCTACTCACTCCTTCCGAAATCTTTCGCGGTAAATCCATTGATTCTAATTTGCTAAACCAACAATCGAAAGACGCTAAAAAACAAAGATACCTCCTTAATAAAGTTACATCCTGTGGAGTTTGTTAG